A window from Solanum stenotomum isolate F172 chromosome 7, ASM1918654v1, whole genome shotgun sequence encodes these proteins:
- the LOC125871649 gene encoding putative F-box protein At1g32420 — protein sequence MKPNTRNPIFPEEIIFEIFSWLPVKSLVQFRCVSKIIYSLMLESEFVDIHHRRSMIRDGGTKFLLRKIEGFYTIERNEDGKNYKWNPNNRYDYVMYANGLFCMWKDNVETPRIWNPSTREVIRLPNLRRCGSTIDPLMYNYSLGYEPEEKKYKVLMTQEFKRGSRPTKNWVFTLSIDEEWREIESTVDFVPSFNRRVCVNGVIYMLDYKINKAIVAFDVKGEKFRIIKLWKNFGSNNFGDYNLIDVNGKLGVVNNSKLFGEENLWILRNSRWRRHIIRFTQEVELGYYTSKEICNSCDGEIVFIVSESYFSALYIYDIRKNSWKYLKIQQLPEKGCIYDVFCFAESVFSSPSLRILRYLDL from the coding sequence ATGAAACCTAATACAAGAAATCCTATTTTTCCCGAAGAAATAATTTTCGAAATATTTTCATGGCTTCCTGTCAAGTCGTTGGTGCAATTCAGATGCGTTTCGAAAATAATCTATTCTCTTATGTTGGAATCAGAATTCGTAGATATTCATCACCGTCGTTCTATGATTCGTGATGGTGGAACAAAATTCCTATTACGAAAAATAGAAGGTTTTTACACAATTGAGCGAAACGAAGATGGAAAAAACTATAAATGGAACCCTAATAATCGTTATGATTATGTAATGTATGCTAATGGTTTGTTTTGCATGTGGAAAGATAATGTGGAAACCCCTAGAATTTGGAATCCGAGTACAAGGGAAGTAATACGTCTTCCCAATCTAAGAAGATGTGGAAGCACAATTGATCCTTTAATGTATAATTATTCATTAGGTTATGAACccgaagaaaaaaaatataaagtattgATGACACAAGAATTTAAGAGAGGAAGTAGGCCCACAAAAAATTGGGTATTCACATTAAGTATAGACGAAGAATGGAGAGAGATTGAAAGTACGGTTGATTTTGTCCCCTCTTTTAATCGAAGAGTTTGTGTCAACGGAGTTATCTATATGTTGGATTACAAGATTAATAAGGCTATTGTTGCATTTGATGTTAAAGGTGAAAAGTTTAGAATTATCAAATTATGGAAGAATTTTGGTTCTAATAATTTCGGGGATTACAATCTGATAGatgtgaatggaaaattaggAGTCGTGAACAATTCAAAGTTGTTTGGTGAAGAGAATTTGTGGATTTTAAGAAATTCTCGATGGAGGAGACATATCATTCGCTTTACTCAAGAAGttgagttgggttattatactagtAAAGAAATTTGCAATTCTTGTGATGGAGAGATTGTATTTATCGTGTCAGAATCGTATTTTTCGGcattatatatttatgatattaggaaaaatagttggaaatatttgaaaattcagcagtTACCAGAAAAGGGTTGTATTTACGATGTTTTTTGTTTTGCAGAAAGTGTATTCTCATCACCAAGTTTAAGAATTTTAAGATATTTGGACTTGTAA
- the LOC125870428 gene encoding beta-galactosidase 9, whose translation MAVAMSRRKTLSFPLILTALTIHFVIVAGEYFKPFNVTYDNRALIIGGKRRMLISAGIHYPRATPEMWPKLIARSKEGGADVIETYTFWNGHEPTRGQYNFEGRYDIVKFAKLVGSHGLFLFIRIGPYACAEWNFGGFPIWLRDIPGIEFRTDNAPFKEEMERYVKKIVDLMISESLFSWQGGPIILLQIENEYGNIESSFGPKGKIYMKWAAEMAVGLGAGVPWVMCRQTDAPEYIIDTCNAYYCDGFTPNSDKKPKIWTENWDGWFADWGERLPYRPSEDIAFAIARFFQRGGSLQNYYMYFGGTNFGRTAGGPTQITSYDYDAPLDEYGLLRQPKWGHLKDLHAAIKLCEPALVAADSPQYIKLGPNQEAHVYRGTSHNIGQYMSLNEGICAAFIANIDEHESATVKFYGQEYTLPPWSVSILPDCRNVAFNTAKVGAQTSIKTVGSDSVSVGNNSLFPQVITKSKLESISQSWMTLKEPLGVWGDKNFTSKGILEHLNVTKDQSDYLWYLTRIYISDDDISFWEENDVSPTIDIDSMRDFVRIFVNGQLAGSVKGKWIKVVQPVRLVQGYNDILLLSETVGLQNYGAFLEKDGAGFKGQIKLTGCKSGDINLTTSLWTYQVGLKGEFLKVYDVNSTESAGWTEFPSGATPSVFSWYKTKFDAPGGTDPVALDFSSMGKGQAWVNGHHIGRYWTLVAPNNGCGSTCDYRGAYHSDKCRTNCGEITQAWYHIPRSWLNTSNNVLVIVEETDRTPLDISISTRSTETICAQVSEKHYPPLHKWSHSEFDRKLSLMDKTPEMHLQCDEGHTISSIEFASYGSPNGSCQKFSQGKCHAANSLSVVSQACIGRTSCSIGISNGVFGDPCRHVVKSLAVQAKCSPPPDLSTSASS comes from the exons ATGGCAGTAGCTATGAGCAGAAGAAAAACTCTGAGTTTTCCGTTAATACTAACGGCGTTAACTATCCACTTCGTGATCGTCGCCGGCGAGTATTTCAAGCCGTTCAATGTCACCTACGATAACCGTGCTCTTATCATCGGCGGTAAACGCCGTATGCTTATCTCCGCCGGTATTCACTACCCTCGCGCCACTCCTGAG ATGTGGCCTAAATTGATAGCTAGGAGCAAAGAAGGTGGTGCAGATGTCATTGAGACTTATACATTTTGGAATGGTCATGAGCCAACCAGGGGACAG TACAATTTTGAAGGAAGATATGATATTGTCAAGTTCGCAAAGCTAGTTGGATCTCATGGATTGTTTCTCTTTATTCGAATAGGTCCTTATGCCTGTGCAGAATGGAACTTCGG GGGCTTCCCCATATGGCTTCGTGATATACCTGGAATAGAATTTCGCACAGATAATGCACCATTCAAG GAGGAGATGGAGCGCTATGTTAAAAAGATAGTTGATCTTATGATATCTGAGTCGCTCTTTTCGTGGCAAGGTGGTCCTATCATTTTGCTGCAG ATTGAAAATGAATATGGAAATATTGAAAGCTCATTCggtcccaaggggaagatataTATGAAATGGGCTGCTGAAATGGCTGTTGGTCTTGGTGCTGGTGTTCCATGGGTCATGTGCAGGCAAACTGATGCTCCAGAATACATC atAGATACTTGCAATGCATACTATTGTGATGGGTTCACGCCGAATTCCGACAAGAAACCGAAAATTTGGACCGAGAATTGGGATGGATG GTTTGCAGATTGGGGTGAAAGACTCCCATATAGACCTTCCGAGGATATTGCATTTGCAATTGCTCGTTTCTTTCAGCGTGGGGGCAGCTTACAGAACTATTATATG TATTTTGGTGGGACAAATTTTGGCCGGACTGCTGGTGGCCCAACTCAAATCACTAGCTATGATTATGATGCTCCACTTGATGAATATG GACTACTACGTCAACCTAAATGGGGCCATTTGAAGGATCTGCATGCTGCTATAAAGCTTTGTGAACCTGCTCTTGTTGCTGCTGATTCACCTCAGTATATTAAACTGGGACCAAACCAGGAG GCACATGTCTATCGTGGAACATCCCACAACATTGGCCAATATATGTCCTTGAATGAAGGCATATGCGCAGCATTTATTGCAAATATTGATGAACATGAATCAGCAACAGTGAAATTTTACGGTCAAGAGTATACTTTACCTCCATGGTCAGTGAGTATTCTGCCAGATTGCAGAAATGTAGCTTTCAACACAGCTAAG GTGGGGGCACAAACTTCAATCAAAACAGTGGGTTCTGATTCTGTTTCAGTTGGGAATAATTCTTTGTTTCCACAAGTAATCACTAAAAGCAAGCTCGAAAGTATTTCACAATCTTGGATGACATTGAAGGAGCCACTTGGTGTGTGGGGTGACAAGAATTTCACTTCTAAAGGAATACTGGAGCATCTGAATGTGACAAAAGACCAGTCTGATTACCTGTGGTATCTGACCAG GATATATATATCTGATGATGACATCTCATTTTGGGAGGAAAATGATGTTAGTCCAACAATTGATATTGATAGCATGCGTGATTTTGTTCGCATTTTTGTTAATGGGCAGCTTGCAG GTAGTGTGAAAGGCAAATGGATCAAGGTGGTTCAACCTGTTAGGCTGGTTCAGGGATACAACGACATACTGCTATTATCTGAGACGGTGGGATTGCAG AATTATGGTGCCTTCTTAGAGAAGGATGGGGCAGGTTTTAAAGGTCAGATAAAGCTTACAGGATGCAAAAGCGGGGATATCAATCTCACAACATCTTTATGGACCTACCAG GTGGGGCTTAAAGGCGAATTCCTGAAAGTATATGATGTCAATAGTACTGAAAGTGCAGGATGGACTGAGTTTCCCAGTGGTGCAACTCCGTCAGTCTTTTCGTGGTACAAG ACAAAGTTTGATGCCCCAGGCGGGACAGATCCAGTTGCTCTTGATTTTAGTAGCATGGGAAAAGGTCAGGCATGGGTTAATGGTCACCATATAGGAAGATATTGGACTTTGGTTGCACCAAATAATGGATGTGGAAGTACTTGTGATTATCGTGGTGCTTACCACTCTGATAAATGTAGGACAAACTGTGGAGAGATTACTCAGGCCTG GTACCATATACCTAGATCATGGCTAAATACATCTAATAATGTACTAGTTATCGTTGAAGAAACAGATAGAACTCCGCTTGACATTTCCATTTCTACGCGTTCTACTGAAACCATATGTGCTCAAGTATCGGAAAAGCACTATCCACCTCTACATAAGTGGTCTCATTCAGAGTTCGACAGAAAGTTGTCTCTGATGGATAAAACACCAGAAATGCACTTGCAGTGTGACGAAGGACATACAATCTCTTCTATTGAATTTGCAAGCTATGGAAGTCCGAATGGCAGCTGTCAAAAGTTCTCACAAGGCAAATGCCATGCTGCAAATTCCTTGTCTGTTGTATCTCAG GCTTGTATCGGAAGAACTAGTTGCAGCATTGGCATTTCCAATGGTGTATTTGGAGATCCATGTCGACACGTTGTGAAGAGTTTGGCTGTTCAAGCAAAATGCTCACCGCCACCAGATCTCAGCACTTCAGCTTCCTCGTGA